The following are encoded together in the Cryptococcus neoformans var. neoformans JEC21 chromosome 9 sequence genome:
- a CDS encoding spliceosomal zinc finger-containing protein, putative, protein MSEAPAPVVTFKKGPSRRPAQSRQRRRSPSPLDPVAEASASASGSNVVRPERKSLANPLVQGTKRRRTNANNEEEEDGVGGGLDEFDYAAEGGLTRKGDELATRANDWDLEDVDGQGQRDKKVRLDEDGEIVTDDGLYRGASAYLPTINKTRETLDKKMKSGPIKATSHVRTITLMDYQPDVCKDYKETGFCGYGDSCKFLHDRGDYLAGWQLDKLPEEGVREVEEEDEEEEVPFACLICRQPFTQPVVTKCGHYFCMGCAAKRFQKSPKCYACGAPTQGIFNIADKVIAKIEARNKARREAREERAEQTGGGGIEIGGGSDEEGSDEE, encoded by the exons ATGTCTGAAGCGCCTGCACCAGTAGTCACATTCAAAAAAGGCCCTTCTCGCCGTCCCGCCCAATCTCGCCAACGTCGTCGCTCTCCATCGCCTCTCGACCCTGTCGCTGAAGCATCCGCATCCGCTTCCGGCTCCAATGTCGTTCGACCGGAGAGAAAATCTCTCGCTAACCCTCTCGTCCAAGGCACAAAGCGTCGGAGAACAAATGCCAataatgaagaggaagaggatggtgtGGGAGGCGGATTGGATGAGTTTGATTATGCTGCCGAAGGAGGACTGACGAGGAAAGGGGATGAGCTTGCAACGAGGGCAAATGAttgggatttggaggatgtaGATGGACAAGGGCAAAGGGATAAGAAAGTCAGGCTAGATGAG GACGGCGAGATCGTGACAGATGACGGCCTGTATCGAGGTGCATCCGCCTACTTACCGACAATAAACAAGACCCGCGAAACACTCgacaagaagatgaaatcCGGTCCTATCAAAGCTACCTCCCACGTACGCACAATCACCCTCATGGACTACCAGCCCGACGTCTGCAAAGATTATAAAGAGACCGGTTTCTGTGGATATGGCGATTCTTGTAAATTCTTGCATGATAGAGGAGATTATCTGGCGGGCTGGCAGCTGGATAAGTtgccggaagaaggagtgagagaggtagaggaggaggatgaggaagaggaagtacCGTTTGCGTGTTTAATCTGTAGACAACCGTTTACACAGCCGGTGGTTACCAAATGCGGGCATTACTTCTGCATGGG GTGCGCTGCGAAACGATTCCAAAAATCACCCAAGTGCTACGCCTGCGGTGCCCCGACGCAGGGTATATTCAACATCGCCGATAAAGTAATTGCCAAAATCGAAGCTCGTAACAAGGCAAGGCGAGAGGCGAGAGAGGAACGGGCAGAGCAAACGGGTGGTGGCGGGATTGAGATTGGTGGTGGgtctgatgaagagggtAGCGATGAGGAGTAA